The Streptomyces spororaveus genome includes a region encoding these proteins:
- a CDS encoding DUF3995 domain-containing protein encodes MRNKHAGTAVAGLLAADGLVHLYWATGATWPAPDERSLSLAVLGLDTSFGPAAVLPLAAVLLTGASAVLAHTRGRGGRVTRAVTGAVAAGLAVRGLAGLGWAAGLLDSPPDSAFHVLNLVLYTPVCLAAAWAAAHAAAHRNSDQTTFPGVRASTPQSSQSAATRVSP; translated from the coding sequence ATGAGGAACAAGCACGCGGGGACGGCCGTGGCCGGCCTACTGGCGGCCGACGGACTGGTCCACCTCTACTGGGCCACCGGCGCGACCTGGCCCGCGCCCGACGAACGCAGCCTGTCCCTGGCCGTCCTCGGCCTGGACACCTCCTTCGGCCCGGCCGCGGTGCTTCCCCTGGCCGCCGTGCTGCTGACGGGAGCCTCCGCCGTACTCGCCCACACCCGGGGCCGCGGCGGCCGGGTGACCCGCGCCGTCACGGGGGCGGTCGCGGCCGGCCTGGCCGTACGGGGCCTCGCGGGCCTGGGCTGGGCGGCCGGGCTCCTCGACAGCCCGCCGGACAGCGCCTTCCACGTACTCAACCTGGTGCTCTACACCCCGGTCTGCCTCGCGGCGGCGTGGGCGGCCGCCCACGCCGCCGCGCACCGGAACTCGGACCAGACGACCTTCCCGGGAGTCCGGGCCAGCACCCCCCAGTCGTCGCAGAGCGCGGCCACGAGGGTGAGTCCCTGA
- the argS gene encoding arginine--tRNA ligase, translated as MASVPSLASSVNQRVADALASALPEAGGADPLLRRSDRADFQANGILALAKKAKANPRELAATVVEGIPTGDLIQEIEVSGPGFLNITITDRAIIETLAARAGDDRLGVPLAANPGTTVIDYAQPNVAKEMHVGHLRSAVIGAAMVEILEFTGEKVVRRHHIGDWGTQFGMLIQYLLEHPHELDHKSDEEVSGEEAMSNLNRLYKASRALFDSDEEFKTRARARVVDLQAGDPETLSLWQRFVDESKIYFYSVFNKLDMDIQDPDVVGESGYNDMLVETCKLLEESGVAVRSNGALCVFFDDVKGPDGNPTPLIVQKSDGGFGYAATDLSAIRDRVGNLNASTLLYVVDARQSLHFKMVFETARRAGWLNDEVKAVQLAFGTVLGKDGKPFKTREGETVRLVDLLDEAVDRAASVVREKAQDLTESEIAERAAQVGIGAVKYADLSTSAARDYKFDLDQMVSLTGDTSVYLQYAYARIQSILRKAGDARPAAHPELALTPAERALGLHLDHFGELIAEAAAEYAPHKVAAYLYQLASLYTTFYAECPVLKADTPEQVENRLFLCDLTARTLTKGMALLGIRTPEKL; from the coding sequence ATGGCCTCGGTCCCTTCCCTCGCTTCTTCCGTCAATCAGCGCGTCGCGGACGCCCTTGCCTCCGCCCTGCCGGAGGCCGGTGGCGCGGACCCGCTGCTGCGACGAAGCGACCGGGCCGACTTCCAGGCCAACGGCATCCTGGCGCTCGCGAAGAAGGCGAAGGCCAACCCGCGCGAGCTGGCGGCGACCGTGGTCGAGGGCATCCCGACGGGTGACCTGATCCAGGAGATCGAGGTCTCGGGCCCCGGCTTCCTCAACATCACCATCACCGACCGGGCGATCATCGAGACGCTGGCCGCGCGGGCCGGCGACGACCGTCTGGGCGTGCCGCTCGCGGCGAACCCGGGCACCACGGTGATCGACTACGCGCAGCCGAACGTGGCCAAGGAGATGCACGTCGGGCACCTGCGCTCGGCCGTGATCGGCGCGGCGATGGTGGAGATCCTGGAGTTCACGGGCGAGAAGGTGGTCCGTCGCCACCACATCGGCGACTGGGGCACCCAGTTCGGCATGCTCATCCAGTACCTGCTGGAGCACCCGCACGAGCTGGACCACAAGTCGGACGAGGAGGTCTCCGGCGAGGAGGCCATGTCCAACCTGAACCGGCTGTACAAGGCCTCGCGCGCGCTCTTCGACTCGGACGAGGAGTTCAAGACGCGGGCCCGGGCCCGGGTGGTGGACCTCCAGGCGGGCGACCCGGAGACCCTCTCCCTGTGGCAGCGGTTCGTCGACGAGTCGAAGATCTACTTCTACTCCGTCTTCAACAAGCTGGACATGGACATCCAGGACCCCGACGTGGTCGGCGAGTCCGGCTACAACGACATGCTGGTGGAGACCTGCAAGCTGCTGGAGGAGTCGGGCGTCGCCGTCCGCTCCAACGGCGCGCTGTGCGTGTTCTTCGACGACGTCAAGGGCCCGGACGGCAACCCGACCCCGCTGATCGTGCAGAAGTCGGACGGCGGCTTCGGCTACGCGGCGACCGACCTGTCGGCGATCCGCGACCGGGTGGGCAACCTGAACGCCTCGACGCTGCTCTACGTCGTGGACGCCCGCCAGTCCCTGCACTTCAAGATGGTCTTCGAGACGGCCCGGCGGGCCGGCTGGCTGAACGACGAGGTCAAGGCCGTCCAGCTGGCGTTCGGCACGGTGCTCGGCAAGGACGGCAAGCCGTTCAAGACCCGTGAGGGCGAGACGGTCCGGCTGGTGGACCTGCTGGACGAGGCGGTGGACCGGGCCGCGTCGGTCGTGCGCGAAAAGGCGCAGGACCTCACCGAGTCGGAGATCGCCGAGCGCGCGGCACAGGTCGGCATCGGTGCGGTGAAGTACGCGGACCTGTCGACTTCGGCGGCCCGTGACTACAAGTTCGACCTGGACCAGATGGTGTCGCTGACGGGTGACACCTCCGTGTACCTCCAGTACGCGTACGCCCGTATCCAGTCGATCCTGCGCAAGGCCGGGGACGCGCGGCCCGCCGCCCACCCGGAGCTGGCCCTCACGCCGGCCGAGCGTGCGCTGGGCCTGCACCTGGACCACTTCGGCGAGCTGATCGCCGAGGCGGCCGCGGAGTACGCCCCGCACAAGGTGGCGGCGTACCTCTACCAGCTGGCGTCGCTGTACACGACGTTCTACGCGGAGTGCCCGGTACTCAAGGCCGACACCCCTGAGCAGGTCGAGAACCGCCTGTTCCTGTGCGACCTGACGGCCCGCACGCTGACGAAGGGCATGGCTCTCCTCGGTATCCGCACTCCCGAGAAGCTCTGA
- a CDS encoding DUF3558 family protein has translation MHRSASRLTRVLACAAVPVILTVAGCSSDSGKDTGSKGEKTSGSSSSAKPNPKSSKTLEKATFAALPDPCKALQAPTIETLVPEVKDKNGQAPKSNDVATRTSCAWNGLDADGLKGSQFRWLSLSFFRYDSDAALGSANKRAEEQYNKEIETAKSEEGAQAPKAEAVAGIGDQATSVIYTVKKDVDSFNTSIVARAQNVVVRLDYNGAAYEGAGAPDHAKLLQDAITAAKEAVTSVDAANKAPAEQPQSPQPQ, from the coding sequence ATGCACCGATCAGCCTCGCGCCTCACCCGCGTTCTCGCCTGCGCAGCCGTCCCGGTGATCCTCACCGTCGCCGGGTGTTCGTCCGACTCGGGTAAGGACACGGGCTCGAAGGGCGAGAAGACGTCCGGTTCGTCCTCGTCCGCCAAGCCCAACCCGAAGTCCTCCAAGACGCTGGAGAAGGCGACCTTCGCCGCGCTGCCGGACCCCTGCAAGGCGCTCCAGGCACCGACGATAGAAACGCTCGTCCCGGAGGTGAAGGACAAGAACGGGCAGGCGCCCAAGTCGAACGACGTGGCCACCCGTACCAGCTGCGCCTGGAACGGCCTGGACGCGGACGGCCTGAAGGGCTCGCAGTTCCGCTGGCTCTCGCTCTCCTTCTTCCGCTACGACTCCGACGCCGCCCTCGGCAGCGCCAACAAGCGTGCGGAGGAGCAGTACAACAAGGAGATCGAGACGGCGAAGTCCGAGGAGGGCGCGCAGGCCCCGAAGGCGGAGGCGGTGGCCGGGATCGGCGACCAGGCGACGTCGGTGATCTACACGGTGAAGAAGGACGTGGACTCGTTCAACACCTCGATCGTGGCGCGCGCGCAGAACGTGGTCGTCCGGCTCGACTACAACGGCGCCGCGTACGAGGGGGCCGGCGCGCCGGACCACGCGAAGCTGCTGCAGGACGCGATCACGGCGGCCAAGGAGGCTGTGACCTCGGTGGACGCGGCCAACAAGGCGCCGGCGGAGCAGCCGCAGTCCCCGCAGCCCCAGTAG
- a CDS encoding DUF2637 domain-containing protein, producing the protein MQLTRTHRILIGVVVAGAVVIAGIGFAGSYSAVRALALQKGFGSFSLVFPIGIDAGICVLLALDLLLTWLRIPFPLLRQTAWLLTAATIAFNGAASWPDPLGVGMHAVIPMLFVVTVEAARHAVGRIADITADRHMEGVRITRWLLSPVPTFKLWRRMKLWELRSYEQAVGMEQDRLIYQARLQARYGRAWRRKAPVEALMPLKLAKIGVPLAETTAEALAATGIEPAVLPPVEQRAQQQVEQQVQQAPALAAAPGFAQQAAQDQGQQAQAQAQAPGQQPQPQNPAAAPGAVQHAPPAFAVDPTAMPAAHNSAWFAAPLAPQAAYEGGYNPQYVEGLEPTPVLPPMGPDEEQPAQQELPIPAPRQEEAPVQGPETPDEAEFAEAAYKVFCALVDEKQDYPSAEALDIHLSDGYGVTHPRSGSLLRRMIPAFKQRHHKDREAEHIA; encoded by the coding sequence ATGCAACTGACTCGTACGCACCGGATACTCATAGGTGTGGTGGTCGCGGGTGCCGTGGTCATCGCGGGGATCGGGTTCGCGGGCTCGTACTCCGCGGTGCGTGCCCTCGCCCTGCAGAAGGGGTTCGGCAGCTTCTCGCTGGTGTTCCCGATAGGTATCGACGCGGGCATCTGTGTGCTGCTCGCGCTGGACCTGCTGCTGACCTGGCTCCGGATCCCCTTCCCTCTGCTGCGCCAGACGGCGTGGCTGCTGACGGCCGCGACGATCGCCTTCAACGGTGCAGCCTCCTGGCCGGATCCGCTCGGTGTCGGGATGCATGCCGTGATCCCGATGCTGTTCGTGGTGACGGTGGAGGCCGCCCGGCACGCCGTGGGCCGGATCGCGGACATCACCGCGGACCGGCACATGGAGGGTGTGCGCATCACGCGCTGGCTGCTCTCGCCGGTGCCGACCTTCAAGCTGTGGCGCCGGATGAAGCTGTGGGAGCTGCGCTCCTACGAGCAGGCGGTCGGCATGGAGCAGGACCGGCTGATCTACCAGGCCCGGCTGCAGGCGCGGTACGGGCGTGCGTGGCGGCGCAAGGCCCCGGTGGAGGCGCTGATGCCGCTGAAGCTGGCGAAGATCGGTGTGCCGCTCGCGGAGACGACCGCGGAGGCGCTGGCGGCGACGGGCATCGAGCCGGCGGTCCTGCCTCCGGTGGAGCAGCGGGCCCAGCAGCAGGTGGAGCAGCAGGTCCAGCAGGCTCCGGCGCTGGCGGCCGCGCCCGGCTTCGCGCAGCAGGCCGCGCAGGACCAGGGCCAGCAGGCACAGGCCCAGGCGCAGGCCCCGGGCCAGCAGCCGCAGCCGCAGAACCCGGCCGCCGCCCCCGGCGCCGTCCAGCACGCCCCGCCGGCGTTCGCGGTGGACCCGACGGCGATGCCCGCGGCCCACAACAGCGCGTGGTTCGCCGCGCCGCTGGCGCCGCAGGCGGCGTACGAGGGCGGCTACAACCCGCAGTACGTGGAGGGCCTGGAGCCGACCCCGGTCCTGCCGCCGATGGGCCCGGACGAGGAGCAGCCGGCGCAGCAGGAGCTCCCGATCCCGGCTCCGCGTCAGGAGGAGGCCCCGGTGCAGGGTCCCGAGACCCCGGACGAGGCCGAGTTCGCCGAGGCGGCGTACAAGGTGTTCTGCGCGCTGGTCGACGAGAAGCAGGACTACCCGTCGGCGGAGGCCCTCGACATACACCTGTCGGACGGCTACGGCGTGACCCACCCGCGCAGCGGTTCGCTGCTGCGCCGGATGATCCCGGCGTTCAAGCAGCGCCACCACAAGGACCGTGAGGCCGAGCACATCGCCTGA
- a CDS encoding VOC family protein: MNGPYKPGTPCWIDLMVPDQQAALDFYCDLFGWQGEVGPAEQGGYSVCTLKGRPVAGIMKASNPDGTVPDPMPPTVWTTYLSTDAIDPTLKAVTDAHGTVMMGPMDVMDLGRMAVVADPTGAVFGLWQPGSFDGAGIVNEHGALIWNELSTSDVPAAAAFYSAILPITTAASHMPGAEGYTEFKASGRVVGGMMNLDKAPPGTPPNWLPYFHVDSVDDIQAAAVRAGATVLAPAFDMVAGRMAVLTDPQGGPFAVITSTVTEQPA; the protein is encoded by the coding sequence ATGAACGGCCCCTACAAGCCCGGCACTCCCTGCTGGATCGACCTGATGGTCCCCGACCAGCAGGCCGCCCTCGACTTCTACTGCGACCTGTTCGGCTGGCAGGGCGAGGTCGGCCCGGCCGAACAGGGCGGCTACTCCGTCTGCACCCTCAAGGGCCGGCCGGTCGCCGGGATCATGAAGGCGAGCAACCCGGACGGCACCGTCCCGGACCCGATGCCGCCGACCGTGTGGACCACGTACCTGTCCACCGACGCCATCGACCCCACGCTCAAGGCCGTCACCGACGCGCACGGCACGGTCATGATGGGCCCGATGGACGTCATGGACCTCGGCCGGATGGCCGTCGTCGCCGACCCGACCGGTGCCGTGTTCGGCCTCTGGCAGCCGGGCTCCTTCGACGGCGCCGGCATCGTCAACGAGCACGGCGCCCTCATCTGGAACGAGCTCAGCACCAGCGACGTCCCGGCCGCCGCCGCGTTCTACTCCGCCATCCTGCCGATCACCACGGCCGCCTCCCACATGCCCGGCGCCGAGGGGTACACGGAGTTCAAGGCCTCCGGCCGCGTGGTGGGCGGGATGATGAACCTGGACAAGGCTCCCCCCGGCACTCCCCCGAACTGGCTGCCGTACTTCCATGTCGACAGCGTCGACGACATCCAGGCCGCCGCCGTACGGGCCGGGGCCACCGTCCTCGCCCCCGCCTTCGACATGGTGGCGGGCCGCATGGCCGTCCTGACCGACCCGCAGGGCGGCCCCTTCGCGGTGATCACCTCGACGGTCACGGAACAGCCCGCCTGA
- the lysS gene encoding lysine--tRNA ligase — MAQSSTETDWVSRFADEVIAEAERRAPGKPVVVASGLSPSGPIHLGNLREVMTPHLVADEIRRRGIEVRHLISWDDYDRYRKVPAGVPGIDESWAQHIGKPLTSVPAPAGSAYPNWAEHFKAVFVEAMAEMGVDYDPISQTEQYTSGVYREQVLFAMKHRGDIDAVLDQYRTKQKPGGKKPQQKQVDEAELEAAEGSGAAAEDDGSSGEGGYFPYKPYCGQCGKDFTKVTSYDDETTEMTYVCTEDEFTETVKLSEFNRGKLVWKVDWPMRWAFEGVIFEPSGVDHSSPGSSFQVGGQIVHIFGGEQPIGPMYAFVGISGMAKMSSSKGGVPTPADALKIMEPQLLRWLYARRRPNQSFKIAFDQEIQRLYDEWDKLEAKVADGSVLPADAAAHTRAVRTAAAELPRTPRPLPYRTLASVADITAGHDEQTLRILTDLDPTQPLTSLDEVRPRLDRAENWITTQVPADQRTLVREEADTELLSSLDDEGRESLRLLLDGLDSHWSLDGLTTLVYGVPKVMAGLEPDAKPTPELKVAQRTFFALLYRLLVTRETGPRLPTLLLAVGADRVRKLLAV, encoded by the coding sequence GTGGCTCAGAGCAGCACCGAGACCGACTGGGTCTCCCGTTTCGCGGACGAGGTCATCGCCGAGGCGGAGCGCCGAGCACCCGGCAAACCTGTCGTCGTCGCGTCCGGACTCTCCCCCTCCGGCCCCATCCACCTGGGCAACCTCCGTGAGGTCATGACCCCGCACCTGGTCGCGGACGAGATCCGCCGCCGGGGCATCGAGGTCCGCCACCTCATCTCCTGGGACGACTACGACCGGTACCGCAAGGTGCCCGCCGGCGTGCCCGGCATCGACGAGTCGTGGGCCCAGCACATCGGCAAGCCGCTGACCTCAGTGCCCGCCCCGGCCGGATCCGCGTACCCGAACTGGGCCGAGCACTTCAAGGCCGTCTTCGTCGAGGCCATGGCCGAGATGGGCGTGGACTACGACCCCATCAGCCAGACCGAGCAGTACACGAGCGGCGTCTACCGCGAGCAGGTGCTGTTCGCGATGAAGCACCGCGGCGACATCGACGCCGTCCTCGACCAGTACCGCACCAAGCAGAAGCCGGGCGGCAAGAAGCCCCAGCAGAAGCAGGTCGACGAGGCCGAGCTGGAAGCCGCCGAGGGCTCCGGCGCGGCCGCCGAGGACGACGGCAGCAGCGGCGAGGGCGGGTACTTCCCGTACAAGCCGTACTGCGGGCAGTGCGGCAAGGACTTCACCAAGGTCACCTCGTACGACGACGAGACCACCGAGATGACCTACGTCTGCACCGAGGACGAGTTCACCGAGACGGTCAAGCTCAGCGAGTTCAACCGCGGCAAGCTCGTCTGGAAGGTCGACTGGCCCATGCGCTGGGCCTTCGAGGGCGTGATCTTCGAGCCCTCCGGCGTCGACCACTCCTCGCCCGGCTCGTCCTTCCAGGTCGGCGGCCAGATCGTGCACATCTTCGGCGGCGAGCAGCCGATCGGACCGATGTACGCGTTCGTCGGCATCAGCGGCATGGCGAAGATGTCCTCCAGCAAGGGCGGGGTCCCGACCCCGGCCGACGCGCTGAAGATCATGGAGCCGCAGCTGCTGCGCTGGCTCTACGCCCGCCGCCGCCCCAACCAGTCCTTCAAGATCGCCTTCGACCAGGAGATCCAGCGGCTCTACGACGAGTGGGACAAGCTGGAGGCCAAGGTCGCCGACGGCTCGGTGCTGCCCGCCGACGCCGCCGCGCACACCCGCGCGGTGCGCACCGCCGCCGCCGAGCTGCCGCGCACCCCGCGCCCGCTCCCGTACCGGACCCTCGCTTCCGTCGCCGACATCACCGCCGGCCACGACGAGCAGACCCTGCGCATCCTGACCGACCTCGACCCGACGCAGCCGCTCACCTCCCTCGACGAGGTACGGCCGCGCCTGGACCGTGCCGAGAACTGGATCACCACCCAGGTCCCGGCCGACCAGCGCACCCTCGTCCGCGAGGAGGCCGACACCGAGCTCCTGTCGTCCCTGGACGACGAGGGCCGCGAGTCGCTGCGACTGCTGCTCGACGGGCTCGACTCGCACTGGTCCCTGGACGGACTGACCACCCTCGTCTACGGCGTCCCGAAGGTCATGGCCGGGCTTGAGCCCGACGCCAAGCCGACGCCCGAACTCAAGGTCGCCCAGCGCACCTTCTTCGCGCTGCTCTACCGGCTGCTCGTGACCCGGGAGACCGGGCCGCGACTGCCCACGCTGCTCCTGGCCGTGGGCGCCGACCGCGTGCGCAAGCTGCTCGCCGTCTGA